In a single window of the Streptomyces sp. NBC_00094 genome:
- a CDS encoding RNA polymerase sigma factor translates to MEMSVRARIRAGDSDAFGSLFDEYARAVHNHAFRLTGDWSAAEDVLSLTFLEAWRLRQSVDPDGGSLRPWLLGIATNVVRNTRRAARRHEAALHRLPREEVFPDFAEELVGRIDDAGRVAALQGALSRLRRPEREVVALCIWSGLDYAAAAEALDIPVGTVRSRLSRARKKLHKYAAATGLSSRTGNSDPGRGQIDGDRVPAVRPTQEDAR, encoded by the coding sequence ATGGAGATGAGTGTGCGGGCCCGAATACGAGCGGGAGACTCCGATGCGTTCGGGTCCCTCTTCGACGAGTACGCCAGGGCGGTGCACAACCACGCCTTCCGACTGACCGGCGACTGGTCGGCCGCCGAGGACGTGCTGTCGCTGACGTTCCTGGAAGCCTGGCGGCTGCGGCAGTCGGTGGACCCTGACGGAGGGTCCCTGCGCCCGTGGCTGCTCGGGATCGCGACCAACGTCGTACGGAACACACGCAGGGCCGCCCGTCGCCACGAGGCCGCCCTGCACCGCCTGCCGCGCGAGGAGGTGTTCCCCGACTTCGCCGAGGAGCTGGTCGGCCGGATCGACGACGCCGGCCGGGTGGCGGCGCTGCAGGGGGCGCTCTCCCGGCTGAGACGCCCGGAACGCGAGGTGGTCGCCCTCTGCATCTGGTCCGGTCTCGACTACGCGGCCGCCGCCGAGGCGCTGGACATCCCTGTGGGAACCGTCCGCTCGCGCCTCTCGCGCGCGCGCAAGAAGCTCCACAAGTACGCCGCCGCCACCGGCCTCTCGTCACGGACCGGGAACTCGGATCCGGGTCGCGGACAGATAGATGGTGACCGCGTCCCCGCGGTCCGGCCCACCCAGGAGGACGCCCGATGA
- a CDS encoding saccharopine dehydrogenase family protein yields MRVLLVGAGGVGTAITRIAARRTFFDHMVVADYDLARAEAAVAALEDGGSRFSACRTDASDEAAVAALLREQRCDVLLNATDPRFVMPLFNAAASAGAHYLDMAMSLSKPHAERPYELCGVKLGDAQFEQAEQWEKAGRLALVGMGVEPGMSDVFARYAADELFDTIEEIGIRDGANLTVEGYDFAPSFNIWTTIEECLNPPVVYEADRGWFTTEPFSEPEVFDFPEGIGPVECVNVEHEEVLLVPRWIDAARVTFKYGLGEDFIGKLKTLRALGLDGTTPVTVATDLGPAKVSPRDLVAAVLPDPATLGDRMTGKTCAGTWVKGVKDGEPREVYLYHVVDNQWSMSEYGCQAVVWQTAVNPVVALELLASGVWSRSGVLGPEAFDPRPFLELLTAYGSPWGMREQ; encoded by the coding sequence ATGCGTGTACTGCTCGTCGGCGCCGGTGGAGTGGGCACCGCGATCACCCGGATCGCGGCCCGCCGTACGTTCTTCGACCACATGGTCGTCGCCGACTACGACCTCGCCCGTGCGGAGGCGGCCGTCGCCGCCCTGGAGGACGGCGGATCCCGGTTCAGCGCCTGCCGAACGGACGCCTCCGACGAGGCGGCCGTCGCCGCCCTCCTCCGGGAGCAGCGCTGCGACGTCCTCCTCAACGCCACCGACCCGCGCTTCGTCATGCCCCTGTTCAACGCCGCCGCCTCGGCGGGCGCGCACTACCTCGACATGGCGATGTCGCTGTCGAAGCCGCACGCCGAGCGGCCGTACGAGCTGTGCGGGGTCAAGCTCGGCGACGCGCAGTTCGAGCAGGCCGAGCAGTGGGAGAAGGCCGGCCGGCTCGCGCTGGTCGGCATGGGTGTCGAACCCGGTATGTCGGACGTCTTCGCCCGCTACGCGGCGGACGAGCTCTTCGACACCATCGAGGAGATCGGCATCCGTGACGGCGCCAACCTCACGGTCGAGGGGTACGACTTCGCGCCGTCGTTCAACATCTGGACGACCATCGAGGAATGCCTCAACCCGCCCGTCGTCTACGAGGCCGACCGTGGCTGGTTCACCACCGAGCCGTTCAGCGAGCCCGAGGTCTTCGACTTCCCGGAGGGCATCGGCCCCGTCGAGTGCGTGAACGTCGAACACGAGGAGGTCCTGCTCGTACCGCGCTGGATCGACGCGGCACGGGTCACGTTCAAGTACGGGCTCGGTGAGGACTTCATCGGCAAGCTCAAGACCCTCCGCGCACTGGGCCTGGACGGCACCACCCCCGTCACGGTGGCCACGGACCTCGGCCCGGCGAAGGTCTCGCCCCGCGACCTCGTGGCGGCGGTGCTGCCGGACCCGGCGACCCTGGGCGACCGGATGACGGGCAAGACCTGCGCGGGCACCTGGGTCAAGGGAGTCAAGGACGGCGAGCCCCGCGAGGTCTACCTCTACCACGTCGTCGACAACCAGTGGTCGATGAGCGAGTACGGATGCCAGGCCGTCGTGTGGCAGACCGCGGTCAACCCTGTGGTCGCCCTGGAGCTGCTGGCCTCCGGCGTCTGGTCCCGGTCCGGCGTCCTCGGCCCGGAGGCCTTCGACCCGCGCCCCTTCCTGGAGCTGCTCACCGCGTACGGATCACCCTGGGGCATGCGCGAGCAGTGA
- a CDS encoding TetR/AcrR family transcriptional regulator — translation MGKQVVPESARRRRRPTKNGAVLSERLIVETALRMLAEHGGAGLTARRLGLALGADPSTLYRYFAGMDDLTLAIGAELIGRALNGWKATGDWREDLRRLGLRIHRAYLAHPQAAVLTASRVTGREQEIAADEAILAVLRTAGFPDRDAVRIYHTFIDQSLAFAALDAASLALPAAAREADERMWESAYAQVPEASHPHIAATADLLAARMNHSAYPAALEMLLDSAGAQLDAVVRRAGARPAP, via the coding sequence ATGGGCAAGCAGGTGGTGCCGGAGTCGGCACGGCGACGGCGGCGTCCGACGAAGAACGGCGCCGTGCTCTCGGAACGGCTGATCGTGGAGACGGCCCTGCGGATGCTGGCCGAGCACGGCGGCGCGGGGCTCACCGCCCGCCGCCTCGGTCTCGCGCTCGGCGCCGATCCCAGCACCCTGTACCGGTACTTCGCGGGCATGGACGACCTGACCCTGGCCATCGGCGCGGAACTGATCGGGCGGGCCCTGAACGGCTGGAAGGCCACCGGTGACTGGCGCGAGGACCTGCGCCGGCTCGGCCTGCGCATTCACCGCGCGTACCTCGCCCACCCCCAGGCGGCCGTGCTGACCGCCAGCCGTGTGACGGGGCGGGAGCAGGAGATCGCCGCGGACGAGGCCATCCTCGCCGTGCTGCGTACCGCGGGGTTCCCCGACCGCGACGCCGTACGGATCTACCACACCTTCATCGACCAGAGCCTCGCCTTCGCGGCCCTGGACGCGGCCTCGCTCGCCCTGCCCGCGGCCGCCCGGGAGGCGGACGAGCGCATGTGGGAATCGGCCTACGCCCAGGTGCCGGAGGCCTCGCACCCGCACATCGCCGCCACCGCCGACCTGCTGGCCGCGCGCATGAACCACAGCGCCTATCCGGCGGCCCTGGAGATGCTCCTGGACAGCGCAGGCGCCCAGCTCGACGCGGTCGTACGAAGGGCTGGCGCGCGGCCGGCGCCGTGA
- a CDS encoding CU044_5270 family protein, translated as MSTTPPRPTPAEHDEIARLLPVPAERERPGRHHQLLKDQLLREFRQDAAPAAAKPRFGVRRLTIAAVPLAAGALAVTLATGGQLDPRPGADPLAAVTPDSSGSASGRTGGQATPAAVLLDRIATVAAARPAPAVRDDQYVYVSSTVAWSSQSADETVMRLDTPHSRKIWLSVDGSVPGLLRERGKNIVLADEVDKAGRPVSDHPVGNPAPTLNSPTYRYLESLPTDPDALLEKIYAETKGSGPGPDQMAFVTIGDLLREQLAPPKVSAALYKAAARIPGVTVVDDSVDAAGRHGVAVARVHAGERTEWIFDKKTLEFLGERGVMVQDMPWASSGQVTATTAILARGITDKTGETPGRTG; from the coding sequence ATGAGCACCACCCCGCCCCGGCCCACCCCGGCCGAACACGACGAGATCGCCCGGCTGTTGCCGGTCCCGGCCGAGCGGGAACGGCCCGGCCGCCACCATCAGCTCCTCAAGGACCAGCTGCTGCGCGAGTTCCGGCAGGACGCCGCTCCCGCCGCCGCCAAGCCCCGCTTCGGGGTCCGCCGTCTGACGATCGCCGCCGTCCCGCTCGCCGCGGGTGCCCTGGCCGTCACGCTGGCGACGGGCGGTCAGCTCGACCCGCGGCCCGGCGCCGACCCGCTCGCCGCCGTCACCCCCGACAGCTCCGGCTCGGCCTCCGGCAGGACGGGTGGCCAGGCGACGCCGGCAGCGGTGCTGCTGGACCGCATCGCCACCGTCGCCGCGGCGAGGCCCGCGCCCGCCGTCCGCGACGACCAGTACGTCTACGTCTCCAGCACGGTGGCCTGGTCCAGCCAGAGCGCGGACGAGACCGTCATGCGTCTGGACACGCCGCACAGCCGGAAGATCTGGCTCTCGGTCGACGGAAGCGTCCCCGGCCTGCTCCGCGAGAGGGGCAAGAACATCGTGCTGGCCGACGAGGTGGACAAGGCCGGCCGGCCCGTCTCCGACCATCCGGTCGGCAACCCCGCGCCGACCCTCAACAGCCCTACGTACCGCTACCTGGAGTCGCTGCCCACCGACCCCGACGCGCTGCTCGAGAAGATCTACGCGGAGACCAAGGGCTCGGGGCCCGGGCCCGACCAGATGGCGTTCGTGACGATCGGTGACCTGCTGCGCGAGCAGCTGGCGCCGCCGAAGGTCAGTGCCGCCCTGTACAAGGCCGCGGCCAGGATCCCCGGCGTCACCGTCGTCGACGACTCCGTGGACGCGGCCGGCCGCCACGGTGTCGCCGTCGCCCGCGTCCACGCCGGCGAGCGCACCGAATGGATCTTCGACAAGAAGACCCTGGAATTCCTCGGTGAGCGAGGCGTCATGGTCCAGGACATGCCGTGGGCATCGTCCGGCCAGGTGACCGCCACCACCGCCATCCTGGCACGCGGGATCACGGACAAGACCGGCGAGACCCCCGGCCGCACCGGCTGA
- a CDS encoding MFS transporter: protein MPPFLNTPVEKSAGPYARRWWALLVLCLSLLIVVMANTSLIVAAPDMTRDLGLSSSDLQWVIDGYTVPYAALMLVLGSIGDKYSRRGALVTGLVVFAAGSVLGSLVHETSLVILARAVMGIGAAVVMPATLSLLVATFPRRERARAITVWTATSGLAIAVGPLVAGWLLEDHGWGSTFLINVPIAVLAVVGALFLVPPSKAQGMGRIDYVGGLLSIVSVGALVYATIEGPHFGWGAGPVTAAAVAAVGLVAFVRWELRHPHPMLDVRKFRTRSFSGSMLAVLFFFFGTFGAIYYATQFLQFVLGYGALETGVRLLPLAGAVFVGAAATGRLTPKLGMKVTVVAGMAIGTAGVFLLTAIDTGSTYADFLAPMTMLGLAIGLSVSPATDTIMSSFPESELGVGGGANDTALELGGSLGIAVLGSLLGTAYRDELADLVGNRLPAAALHTAQDSVGAGLAVAERVAQDPAAGPEQAQALVGAVHESFAHGVAATSLVGGIIMAVGTFIVLAVLPGRRGAAQDRPEGEAAERDAGHVDFTAPAAR, encoded by the coding sequence ATGCCACCCTTCCTGAACACCCCCGTCGAGAAATCGGCCGGGCCGTACGCGCGGCGCTGGTGGGCCCTGCTGGTCCTGTGTCTGAGCCTGCTGATCGTCGTCATGGCGAACACGTCGCTGATCGTCGCGGCCCCGGACATGACACGGGACCTCGGTCTCAGCAGCAGCGACCTGCAGTGGGTCATCGACGGATACACCGTCCCGTACGCGGCGCTGATGCTGGTCCTCGGCTCGATCGGCGACAAGTACAGCCGCCGAGGTGCTCTCGTCACCGGCCTCGTGGTCTTCGCGGCCGGTTCCGTGCTGGGCAGCCTCGTCCACGAGACCTCGCTGGTCATCCTCGCCAGGGCGGTCATGGGCATCGGCGCCGCCGTCGTCATGCCGGCGACCCTGTCCCTGCTGGTCGCGACGTTTCCCCGGCGCGAGCGCGCCCGGGCCATCACGGTCTGGACCGCCACCTCGGGACTGGCCATCGCCGTCGGCCCGCTGGTCGCCGGCTGGCTCCTGGAGGACCACGGCTGGGGCTCCACGTTCCTGATCAACGTCCCCATCGCGGTCCTCGCCGTCGTCGGCGCGCTCTTCCTGGTGCCTCCGTCGAAGGCGCAGGGCATGGGACGGATCGACTACGTGGGCGGACTCCTGTCCATCGTCTCCGTCGGGGCCCTGGTCTACGCGACCATCGAGGGCCCGCACTTCGGCTGGGGCGCCGGCCCGGTCACCGCCGCCGCGGTGGCGGCCGTGGGCCTGGTGGCCTTCGTCCGGTGGGAGTTGCGACACCCGCACCCCATGCTCGACGTCCGGAAGTTCCGGACGCGCTCCTTCAGCGGCTCCATGCTGGCGGTGCTGTTCTTCTTCTTCGGCACCTTCGGTGCGATCTACTACGCGACGCAGTTCCTGCAGTTCGTCCTCGGCTACGGAGCGCTCGAAACCGGTGTACGGCTGCTGCCCCTGGCCGGAGCCGTGTTCGTCGGCGCGGCGGCGACCGGCCGCCTGACGCCGAAGCTGGGAATGAAGGTCACGGTCGTGGCCGGCATGGCGATCGGCACGGCGGGCGTCTTCCTGCTCACGGCGATCGACACGGGCTCGACGTACGCCGACTTCCTGGCGCCGATGACGATGCTGGGACTGGCGATCGGACTGAGCGTCTCGCCCGCCACGGACACCATCATGAGCTCCTTCCCCGAGTCGGAGCTGGGGGTCGGCGGGGGAGCCAACGACACCGCGCTGGAGCTCGGCGGCTCACTCGGCATCGCGGTGCTGGGCTCCCTGCTCGGTACGGCCTACCGGGATGAGCTGGCCGACCTGGTCGGCAACCGCCTCCCCGCCGCCGCGCTCCACACGGCCCAGGACTCCGTCGGCGCCGGTCTCGCGGTCGCGGAGCGGGTCGCCCAGGACCCGGCCGCGGGACCTGAGCAGGCCCAGGCCCTCGTCGGCGCGGTGCACGAGTCCTTCGCCCACGGCGTCGCCGCGACCAGCCTCGTCGGCGGGATCATCATGGCCGTCGGCACCTTCATCGTCCTCGCCGTCCTGCCCGGCCGCCGGGGCGCGGCGCAGGACCGGCCCGAGGGCGAGGCGGCGGAGCGGGACGCCGGGCACGTGGACTTCACGGCGCCGGCCGCGCGTTAG
- a CDS encoding DUF6083 domain-containing protein: MSLFLHRSNQTKLLRRTAVDRCRYCGTPIEWYERYDSLRIPLSPELPAKPVPPKMRWHVNKGIAYPGEDPSTRHCRIPHPAVCPAVDHQDLPPQLADVVDRLAVRMRGRIERGEFTPYVAPVIEEEVTGPDPESVEEVRHVISYYGTLRIAPCEIHELRCIATESRSGERCANGVFDLDEGKWEEVDVPHAPGRQGQQILSTTGGRMWAWGIHEFTFLRRWWKQHCVDHYGSSAPDHVTYELVQFHPLIHADYILTRRPEGYERTPTGQEIVIHDGPTGDYTVCVSPGCWHSTIGKHPEGWRCWSCDRSEKRRSRVHRQWQHPSDDRDAR, encoded by the coding sequence GTGTCGTTGTTTCTGCACCGTTCGAACCAGACCAAGCTCCTGCGCCGGACCGCCGTGGACCGGTGCAGGTACTGCGGGACCCCGATCGAGTGGTACGAGCGCTACGACAGCCTCCGCATCCCGCTGTCACCGGAGTTACCCGCGAAGCCGGTCCCGCCGAAGATGCGGTGGCACGTCAACAAGGGCATCGCCTACCCCGGCGAGGACCCCTCCACGAGGCACTGCCGCATCCCCCACCCGGCCGTCTGCCCCGCGGTCGACCACCAGGACCTCCCTCCGCAGCTCGCGGACGTCGTCGACCGCCTCGCGGTGCGGATGCGCGGCCGGATCGAGCGGGGCGAGTTCACCCCGTACGTCGCACCGGTGATCGAGGAGGAGGTGACCGGCCCGGACCCGGAGTCGGTCGAGGAGGTCCGGCACGTCATCTCGTACTACGGGACGCTGCGGATCGCACCCTGCGAGATCCATGAACTGCGGTGCATCGCCACCGAGTCCAGGAGCGGAGAGCGGTGCGCGAACGGGGTCTTCGACCTCGACGAGGGCAAGTGGGAGGAGGTGGACGTCCCGCACGCGCCCGGCCGGCAGGGCCAGCAGATCCTGTCGACGACGGGGGGTCGCATGTGGGCGTGGGGCATCCACGAGTTCACCTTCCTGCGCCGCTGGTGGAAGCAGCACTGCGTGGACCACTACGGCTCCTCTGCACCCGACCACGTGACGTACGAACTCGTGCAGTTCCACCCGCTCATCCACGCCGACTACATCCTCACCCGGCGTCCCGAGGGGTACGAACGCACTCCCACCGGCCAGGAGATCGTGATCCACGACGGGCCCACCGGCGACTACACCGTCTGTGTCTCGCCCGGCTGCTGGCACTCCACGATCGGCAAGCACCCCGAGGGATGGCGGTGTTGGAGCTGCGACAGATCGGAGAAGCGCCGCTCCCGGGTCCACCGGCAGTGGCAGCACCCGTCCGACGATCGCGATGCCCGATGA
- a CDS encoding amidase, whose product MTTFEERTTVHAFRDDALGEYDAVGLADAIRRGEVGAAEAARDAAERVRAVEARLHAVQVHAETPARTTGGGGALAGVPTFVKDNTDHAGLPTGHGSAAFTPRAARRDAPFTRQFLSTGVTVLGKTRLPEFGFSPTTEYEGAEPVRNPWNTDYSAGGSSGGSAALVAAGAVPIAHANDGGGSIRIPAACCGLVGLKPTRGRVVANDQSRQLPLDLVSDGVVSRSVRDTAAFLAAAERHRRNPKLPPVGLVEGPAERRLRIGFLPDSPSGVTSDTATRAAVMETVARLERLGHAVEPVEFAIDPRFTDDFLTYWGMLSFLIGATGRTLGPGFDRRRMDGLSRGLREEYVRNWHRTPGVLRRLKRTKEAYAAGFRGLDLVLSPVLAHTTPRIGHLSPAVPYTTLIERILAYVAFTPVDNVVGTPSISLPAAATEDGLPVGVMFAGRPGSERTLLEVAFELEADRPFRRIQDV is encoded by the coding sequence GTGACGACATTCGAGGAACGGACCACGGTGCACGCCTTCCGGGACGACGCGCTGGGGGAGTACGACGCCGTCGGACTCGCCGACGCGATCCGGCGGGGCGAGGTCGGCGCCGCCGAGGCGGCCCGGGACGCCGCCGAACGCGTCCGGGCGGTCGAGGCGCGGCTCCACGCCGTACAGGTGCACGCCGAGACGCCGGCACGCACGACCGGGGGCGGCGGCGCCCTCGCCGGGGTGCCCACGTTCGTCAAGGACAACACCGACCACGCGGGGCTGCCCACCGGTCACGGAAGCGCCGCCTTCACCCCGCGAGCCGCACGGCGCGACGCCCCGTTCACCCGGCAGTTCCTGAGCACCGGCGTCACGGTGCTGGGCAAGACCCGACTTCCCGAGTTCGGGTTCAGCCCGACCACGGAGTACGAGGGCGCCGAGCCCGTGCGCAACCCCTGGAACACGGACTACTCCGCGGGTGGTTCGTCGGGCGGCAGCGCGGCGCTCGTCGCGGCCGGAGCCGTACCGATCGCACACGCCAACGACGGCGGCGGCTCGATACGCATCCCCGCCGCCTGCTGCGGACTCGTCGGCCTCAAGCCGACCCGCGGCCGCGTCGTGGCGAACGACCAGAGCCGTCAACTGCCCCTGGACCTCGTCTCCGACGGCGTCGTGAGCCGATCCGTGCGGGACACCGCCGCGTTCCTCGCCGCCGCCGAGAGGCACCGACGCAACCCGAAGCTGCCGCCCGTCGGCCTGGTCGAGGGCCCCGCCGAGCGGCGCCTGCGCATCGGGTTCCTGCCGGACTCGCCGAGCGGTGTCACCTCCGACACCGCCACCCGGGCGGCCGTCATGGAGACCGTCGCCCGTCTGGAGCGGCTCGGCCACGCCGTGGAGCCGGTGGAGTTCGCCATCGACCCCCGCTTCACCGACGACTTCCTCACCTACTGGGGAATGCTGTCCTTCCTCATCGGCGCCACGGGCAGGACGCTCGGCCCGGGCTTCGACCGCCGCCGCATGGACGGACTGAGCCGGGGGCTGCGGGAGGAGTACGTGCGGAACTGGCACCGCACCCCGGGCGTGCTGCGCCGGCTGAAGCGGACGAAGGAGGCGTACGCGGCGGGGTTCCGCGGCCTCGACCTCGTCCTGTCACCCGTCCTCGCCCACACCACGCCGCGGATCGGCCACCTGAGCCCGGCCGTCCCCTACACGACCCTGATCGAACGGATCCTCGCGTACGTCGCGTTCACGCCCGTCGACAACGTCGTCGGCACACCGTCGATCTCGCTGCCCGCCGCGGCGACGGAGGACGGGCTGCCCGTCGGCGTGATGTTCGCCGGACGACCCGGCAGCGAGCGGACCCTGCTGGAAGTCGCCTTCGAACTGGAGGCGGACCGACCGTTCCGGCGCATCCAGGACGTGTGA
- a CDS encoding glycosyltransferase has protein sequence MRVLVSTYGSRGSIEPMAGLAVRLGELGAEARVCAPPDGEFAERLAQLGVETVPTGQPVRRLVTSVTPGSAVGLPRRAAELMAAQFDTVAAAAADCDVLVATGPLPATAGARSAAEKLGIPYVHVSHQPVILPSPYRRPPARRGRPLPMDVTDNRALWDLDARIADEMFGEELDARRASVGLPPLDGVRDYAFTERPWLATDPVLDPWRPTDLDVVQTGAWVLPDERPLPVELEEFLSAGTPPVYVGFGSTPLGDAASVARAAVEAIRAHGHRAVLSPGWAGLAPIDDRDDCLTVGEVNHQALFRRAAAVVHHGSAGTTTTATRAGVPQVVIPQGADQPYWAGRVAGLGIGAAHDGPTPTTESLTAALRTALAPETRACAAAVAGTVRPDGTTVAAKLLFETVGEGRPVRS, from the coding sequence ATGCGCGTGCTGGTGTCGACGTACGGATCGCGCGGGAGCATCGAGCCGATGGCGGGGCTCGCGGTGCGGCTGGGGGAGCTCGGCGCGGAGGCACGGGTGTGCGCGCCTCCGGACGGGGAGTTCGCCGAGCGGCTCGCCCAGCTCGGTGTGGAGACGGTGCCGACCGGACAGCCGGTGCGCCGACTGGTGACCTCGGTGACTCCGGGATCGGCGGTGGGCCTGCCGCGGCGTGCGGCCGAGCTGATGGCCGCGCAGTTCGACACGGTCGCCGCGGCGGCCGCGGACTGTGACGTCCTGGTCGCGACCGGCCCCCTGCCGGCGACGGCCGGCGCGCGGTCGGCGGCCGAGAAGCTGGGCATCCCGTACGTGCACGTGAGCCACCAGCCGGTGATTCTGCCGTCGCCGTACCGCCGGCCGCCGGCACGGCGGGGCCGGCCGTTGCCCATGGACGTCACCGACAACCGGGCCCTATGGGACCTGGACGCCCGGATCGCCGACGAGATGTTCGGCGAGGAGCTCGACGCCCGGCGGGCGTCGGTCGGCCTGCCCCCGTTGGACGGCGTCCGCGACTACGCGTTCACCGAGCGCCCGTGGCTGGCCACCGACCCGGTCCTGGACCCGTGGCGGCCGACGGATCTCGACGTGGTGCAGACCGGCGCGTGGGTCCTGCCGGACGAACGCCCCCTCCCCGTGGAGCTTGAGGAGTTCCTGAGCGCCGGCACACCGCCGGTGTACGTGGGCTTCGGCAGCACGCCCCTCGGGGACGCGGCCTCCGTCGCGCGGGCGGCCGTCGAGGCGATCCGCGCGCACGGCCACCGCGCGGTCCTCTCCCCCGGCTGGGCCGGACTCGCCCCGATCGACGACCGGGACGACTGCCTCACCGTGGGCGAGGTCAACCACCAGGCGCTGTTCCGCCGGGCGGCCGCCGTCGTCCACCACGGAAGCGCGGGCACCACGACGACCGCGACCCGGGCCGGCGTGCCTCAGGTGGTGATCCCCCAGGGGGCGGACCAGCCGTACTGGGCCGGCCGGGTGGCCGGCCTGGGCATCGGCGCGGCTCACGACGGGCCGACGCCGACCACCGAGTCCCTGACGGCCGCGCTGCGGACGGCTCTGGCCCCCGAGACCCGGGCGTGTGCGGCCGCCGTGGCCGGGACGGTCCGGCCCGACGGGACGACGGTGGCGGCGAAGCTCCTCTTCGAGACGGTCGGTGAAGGGCGTCCCGTGAGGAGTTGA
- a CDS encoding DNA alkylation repair protein, whose protein sequence is MAGTTEAGTTVAEVLAELAALEDPRAREVNERHGDDHGVNLGKLRALAKRLKTQQELARGLWETGDTAARLLALLICRPKAFERDELDAMVREARTPKVHDWLVNYVVKKNPHAEELRLAWSADPDPVVASAGWTLTTERVAKKPEGLDLEGLLDVIEAEMKDAPDRLQWAMNHCLARIGIEHAEHRARAIDIGERLQVLKDYPTSPGCTSPFAPVWISEMVRRGSA, encoded by the coding sequence GTGGCAGGGACGACGGAGGCCGGGACGACGGTCGCCGAGGTGCTGGCCGAACTGGCCGCGCTGGAGGACCCGCGGGCCCGCGAGGTGAACGAGCGGCACGGTGACGATCACGGGGTGAACCTCGGTAAGCTGCGCGCGCTCGCGAAGCGGCTGAAGACCCAGCAGGAGCTCGCGCGCGGGCTCTGGGAGACCGGCGACACCGCGGCGCGCCTGCTCGCGCTCCTGATCTGCCGCCCGAAGGCCTTCGAGCGGGACGAGCTGGACGCCATGGTGCGTGAGGCGCGCACGCCCAAGGTGCACGACTGGCTCGTGAACTACGTGGTGAAGAAGAACCCGCACGCAGAAGAGCTGCGCCTGGCCTGGTCCGCCGATCCGGATCCCGTGGTCGCGAGCGCCGGCTGGACGCTGACCACCGAGCGTGTGGCGAAGAAGCCCGAGGGTCTCGACCTCGAAGGACTGCTCGACGTCATCGAGGCGGAGATGAAGGACGCCCCGGACCGCCTGCAGTGGGCGATGAACCACTGCCTGGCCCGGATCGGGATCGAGCACGCCGAGCACCGCGCCCGCGCGATCGACATCGGCGAGCGCCTGCAGGTACTCAAGGACTACCCGACCTCCCCGGGCTGCACGTCACCGTTCGCTCCCGTCTGGATCAGCGAGATGGTGCGCAGGGGGAGCGCGTAG